Below is a window of Paroceanicella profunda DNA.
TCCTGGAGCAGGCGGAGCTGGGCGTGCCGCGCGGGCATTCCGCGAAGGACATCAAGGTGGGCAGGCATTCCGCCTTCTCCTTCTCGGTGTTCCGCGGCCAGGCGGTGAACCTGGTGCGTTCCAGCGCCATCGGCACCTTCGTGGGCATCCTGCCGGGGGTGGGGGGCTCTGCCGCCTCGATCATCGCCTACACCAACGCGAAGACCTTCTCGCGCCACCCCGAGCGCTTCGGCAAGGGCGAGCCGGCGGGCATCATCGCCTCGGAATCGGGCAACAACGGCCTCACCGGCGGGGCGCTGGTGCCGCTGCTGTCGCTCGGTATCCCGGGCGATTCGACCACCGCGCTGCTGATCGGAGCCTTCACCCTGCAGGGGGTGCAGGTCGGCCCTGTTCATCGGCAACAACCCGGGCACCTGGAACGCGATGATCGTGGCCATGCTGATCGCCAACGTGGCGATGCTGGTGATGATGTATGTGGCGATCCGCTGGTTCGCGCGGTGGTCACCATTCCCAAGCACATCCTGTTCCCGGTGATCCTGATGATGTGCGTGATCGGGGCCTACACCATCAACTACGGCATCATGTTCGATGTCTGGACGCTGGCCATCTTCGGCTGTTCGGCTGGCTGGCGGTGAAGCTGCGGCTGGAGATCGCGCCCTTCATCATCGGCTTCATCCTGGGGCCCTCGGCGGAGATCTACTTCGTCAAGAGCCTCGAGAGCTTCGGCGACGTGACGATCTTCTTCACCAAGAGCTGGATCGCGGTGCTGCTGTGGGCGCTGATCCTGGGGTCGGTCGTGCTCTCGGTGCTGCTGGCACGCAAGGCGCGGCGCGGGGAGGGCTCTTGAACTCCCCCCGCGCGGGCAGGATGATGGCCGGGATGGACACGAAGGACGATCAGCACAGGCCGCCGGCGCCCAGGCGCAGCGCCTCCCGGGGCGTGACGATGGAGGCCGTGGGCCGGCTGGCCGGCGTGTCGCAGGTGACGGTATCGCGCGCGCTGAGCGACCCCGCCAAGGTCTCGCCCGCCACGATGGCGCGGATCCGCGAGGCGATCGAGCTCACCGGCTACGTGCCGAATGCGCTGGCGGGGCGCTGGCCTCCAACCGCTCGAAGCTGGTCTCCGCGCTGGTGCCCTCCATCACCAACGTGGTCTACTCCTCGATGATCCAGGCCTTCGCCGCGGGCATGCGCGACAGCGGCTACCAGATCATGCTGTCGGAGACGGGCTTCACCCCGACGGAGGAGGAGGAGCTGGTCGCCGCCCATCTCTCGCGCCGGCCGGACGCGATGCTGCTCACCGGCATCCACCATTCCGCCCGCACGCGGCGGATGCTGCTCGGCGCCTCCATCCCGGTGGTCGAGGTGTGGGACATCACCGATTCCCCCATCGACCTCTGCGTGGGCTTCTCCCACATCGAGACCGGCCGCGCGGTGGCGGATTTCGCCTACGAGGCCGGCCACAGGCGAGCCGGCGTGGTCTCGGCCGGCGACGAGCGCGCCCGCCGCCGCATCGACGCCTTCTCCGAGCGCTTCACCCAGCGCAGCGGCGTGGCGGTGGGCCAGGCGCTGTTCCCGGCGCAGGCCAGCCTGGAATGCGGCCGCAACGGGCTGTCCCGGCTGATCGACGAGCAGGGGCTGCGCGACGGCCTGGTGTTCTGCAGCTCCGACCTGCTGGCGCATGGCGTGCTGATCGAGGCGCAGGCCCGCGGCCTGTCCGTGCCCGGCGAGATCGCGGTAATCGGCTTCGGCGACCAGGATTTCGGCGCCTGGACCACCCCCGCCATCACCACGGTGCGGGTGGACCGCGCCGCCTTCGGCCACGCCGCCGCCCAGGCGCTGCTGCACCGGTTCGAGGGCCGCACCGACGGGGCCAGCGTGATCGACCTCGGCTTCGAGATCGTGCGGCGCGGCTCCGCCTGAGCCCCTCCCGGCCGCCGGGACGATCGCGTCCCCGACCCCACAACCGCCTGACGCCCTGACCGCTGCGCCCTCCGGTGCGCACGGCTTGCCGCCTGCCCCTCGCACGTCCGGGCCCTCGCGCCCCGACCCGCTTCAGGCGGCCGGACCGGCGCGTGGCCGCGCGCCGCGCTCTTCGCGTCGGATGCCGCCCCGATCCCGACGCAGGGGACGTCTGCGGCAAACCGGAGCCGGTGGGTCTTCCCGATACCGGCATGGATGCCCGGGCGGCGGGCGTCTC
It encodes the following:
- a CDS encoding substrate-binding domain-containing protein, whose translation is MPSITNVVYSSMIQAFAAGMRDSGYQIMLSETGFTPTEEEELVAAHLSRRPDAMLLTGIHHSARTRRMLLGASIPVVEVWDITDSPIDLCVGFSHIETGRAVADFAYEAGHRRAGVVSAGDERARRRIDAFSERFTQRSGVAVGQALFPAQASLECGRNGLSRLIDEQGLRDGLVFCSSDLLAHGVLIEAQARGLSVPGEIAVIGFGDQDFGAWTTPAITTVRVDRAAFGHAAAQALLHRFEGRTDGASVIDLGFEIVRRGSA